One Clostridium sp. CM027 genomic window carries:
- the brnQ gene encoding branched-chain amino acid transport system II carrier protein, with protein sequence MKTSTKHSLVIGFALFAMFFGAGNLIFPPYLGKAVGSKFIIAIIGFLLTGVGLPLIGIIACAKINGSFDKMANRVGSKFAIITGVALILVIGPLFAVPRTAATTFELGIQPLFPFMGQNITIILYFAITLAFVLKPSSIIDNIGKILTPALLLMLAIIIFKGIIFPIGPIVNTHYQGAFSKSLLEGYQTMDGMGSVILASIILSAVRAKGYENPKDIMKMTIKASMVAVVGLAFVYSGLMYLGSQTSTLFSEDIARTNLVTQIVKLDLGSIGSVILSLSVSLACLTTSIGLLSSGAKYFTELSNGKVSYTTNAISMALVSGVIATKGVDSIVILAVPILQILYPIVIILIAITFLGDKVKNDKIVAITVYTALIITILDTVNGLFGNNIAFIKFIPLASAGFSWLVPSLLAFVISNILIKSKEDATSIVEM encoded by the coding sequence ATGAAAACTTCAACAAAACATTCCTTGGTTATAGGGTTTGCACTATTTGCAATGTTTTTCGGTGCAGGAAACCTGATTTTTCCACCATACTTAGGGAAAGCGGTAGGAAGCAAGTTTATTATAGCTATTATAGGGTTCCTCCTTACAGGAGTTGGTCTTCCTCTAATTGGAATAATTGCCTGTGCTAAAATTAATGGTTCTTTCGATAAAATGGCAAATAGAGTAGGTTCAAAATTTGCAATAATAACAGGTGTAGCTTTAATTCTTGTTATAGGACCTTTATTTGCAGTTCCAAGAACAGCCGCAACGACTTTCGAACTTGGAATACAGCCTTTATTCCCATTTATGGGGCAAAACATAACTATTATATTGTATTTTGCAATAACACTTGCATTCGTGCTTAAACCTTCTTCAATAATTGATAATATAGGTAAAATACTTACACCAGCACTTTTATTAATGCTCGCTATAATTATATTTAAAGGCATAATATTTCCTATTGGACCAATTGTAAATACACATTACCAAGGTGCATTTTCAAAATCTTTATTAGAAGGTTATCAAACGATGGACGGTATGGGCTCTGTTATATTGGCATCAATAATTCTTTCAGCTGTTAGAGCAAAGGGTTATGAAAATCCAAAGGATATAATGAAGATGACTATAAAGGCATCTATGGTGGCTGTAGTGGGTTTAGCCTTTGTATATTCTGGACTTATGTATCTTGGATCTCAAACATCTACTTTGTTCTCTGAAGATATAGCTAGAACTAATCTAGTTACACAAATTGTAAAACTAGACTTAGGCAGTATTGGTAGCGTTATTCTTAGTTTATCTGTGAGTCTTGCATGCTTAACAACTTCTATAGGATTACTTTCAAGTGGAGCAAAATACTTTACTGAACTCTCAAATGGTAAAGTATCATACACGACTAATGCTATTTCTATGGCGTTAGTAAGTGGAGTAATAGCTACAAAAGGCGTTGATAGTATAGTTATATTGGCAGTTCCAATTTTACAAATTTTATATCCAATTGTAATTATTCTAATAGCTATTACCTTTCTTGGTGATAAAGTGAAAAATGATAAGATTGTTGCTATAACTGTATACACAGCTTTAATAATAACTATTTTAGATACAGTAAATGGTTTATTTGGGAATAACATCGCATTTATTAAATTTATTCCTCTAGCAAGTGCAGGATTCTCATGGCTTGTACCTTCTTTACTAGCTTTTGTAATTTCAAACATTTTAATAAAATCGAAAGAAGATGCTACTTCAATTGTTGAAATGTGA